DNA from Leptospira mayottensis 200901116:
GATTTTATAATTGTTAAATTTTAGCGGAGTTTTTACAGATTTTGGGACAAGACTCTAAAATAAAATCAATAAAAAACTGAAACAACTCTGATTTATGAACTCGACCAAACCTCTATTTTTTTTCGAAATCCTCAAACGCGATCCTGGAAATTTCGGATTTTAGAATATTCTTTTTTTCTTTAATCATTTTCGGAACCCGCATATCGATCTTATGAAGGGTCGATTTGGCGATCGTAATTTTTTTCCCTTCCAGATTTTCCATGATCACTTCCTTGTCGTCCTGTCCGATCTGCTTACCGTCCAAAATCGAGCCATCCCGTAAAAAAGCCCGATCCATCATTCCGCCTTGAGGATCGGGGGTTACGGTTTCAACGTCCACGGAGGATTCATCAAAACCTACGATTTTTACCTGGGTCAAAGGATCCCCCGATTTCAAATGGACGATAATTTTACCGGATACAGCCATCTGATACAAGGTCTGATCGATGGAAATCTTTTCTGGATTCCAGTTGCTGGCGTATAAGTTCTCCTGGCAGAATTCGATCGTTCTCGTCCGGCGAACCAAAGTGATTGCCCAACCGCCTAACGCGGTCACCACGTAGTCTTTCCAGTTCGTAACTTCGGTGACGCGTAACGTTTTTCCGGGGCCTGGTTCTGGTTCGGCTTTACGAAACACTGGCAACAAGCCGAATAGAAAAGAATACAAGGGTTCGACAAAGGCGACCTGGCAACTTGCGTCAGCAGAAGCTAAAACGGTCCGATGACTTTTATCCGCGCTTACTCTTTGATCGATCTTGCAGTTTGCGAATAGGATCAGAATGGAATAAAAAAACAAAACGTAAAATCTAAATTTCATACAAAACCACACCTCGAACGGAACGGAATTTTACTGTTTGAAAGCGGATCATGAAAAGATATTGTACGTGCAACGCAGAGCCTTGCCCTTACCGTTTTTTACCTGGACGGTTGTGTTGCTTAATCCGCCGAATTGGATCACCTGCATGTTTAAAACAGAACAAATGGACGAAGTCCAATAGTAACCGTTTACGGTTTGTGGGAACAGACTCTCGTTGACGGTGGTTCCAGAATTTCCGAGACACTGATCTGCGGTTCCACAAGAAGGTCCTTTGGAAAAACCGTTGCATAGAACCAGGGCACTTAATCGGTTGAAATCTCCGGCTCTCAATACGTTCATAGGAATATTAGGAGGTGATAATATTTGTTGCATCTCGAAACAGGCGTTTTGAAACGCGAAGTTTCCGTAGATGTCACAAGACGCATCGGCAGTGTCGCAGAAGACGATGTCTGTATTTGCTCCGTAATTGTCGTTTTCGTTTCCTTTGCCCTTACAATCGTTGAAACCCGGCCTCCAAACCTGACCATAAGAACATTTCGTCCAAAGATCACCGGTCGGAAATAAAACGGTTCCGTTTACTCTATCTTCGGGAGGAGCGGGACTTACTGTCACGGTATAACTTTGACTCTC
Protein-coding regions in this window:
- a CDS encoding LIC_13076 family protein translates to MKFRFYVLFFYSILILFANCKIDQRVSADKSHRTVLASADASCQVAFVEPLYSFLFGLLPVFRKAEPEPGPGKTLRVTEVTNWKDYVVTALGGWAITLVRRTRTIEFCQENLYASNWNPEKISIDQTLYQMAVSGKIIVHLKSGDPLTQVKIVGFDESSVDVETVTPDPQGGMMDRAFLRDGSILDGKQIGQDDKEVIMENLEGKKITIAKSTLHKIDMRVPKMIKEKKNILKSEISRIAFEDFEKK